The genomic interval AAAACAGGTGAGCCGATTTTGAGAAACTTAGAATACAACTATCCGCATTTGGGATATGAAAAAATAAATGATCAGTTTATGTTGGGTGAAAACATATTAGTTGCACCTGTTATTAAAAAAGGTCAGAAGATTAGAACAGTCATTCTTCCCTCGGGTGAATGGGAAAGTTATAAAGGTGAGATTTTTGAAGGTGGAAAGACAGTTGAAATTCCTGTTACGCTTAAAGATATACCATATTTTATAAAGAAGCAGTAAACAGGTTCAAAATGCACCTTAATAGGATAGAAAAAATTTAAAAATGGACAAACTTAACTAAAGTTTTTGATTTTTGGCCACCCGAAGCCTGTTAGGCATATCGAGTGGCCAAGTTCGTTCATAGCAGAAAGGATAAAATCCAACGATTTTTGCAAAAAATCTTTAATTTCAGGTACTTACATATTGATATATCTCACCTTTTGGGGTGTGGAGTCTTAGAAAGATTTTTTTGGAAAGTAAAAGGTAATAGTGAAAAAGTAATAAGTTTTTTTGACTGTTAGCGAGATGTTTCAATTTTTTTCAGGCTCTGATTTATCGTATTTTTTAAAAAAATAATGAAGAACCCGATTTTTGCATGACGCAAAGTCGGGTTCTTCACAGCCTGTTTTTATAGTGATTTTTCTTTTTTTATATTATATTGTTTCGTCATTTTGACATATAATTTTTCCGTCTTCTGCTTTCAAAGTAACAATACTGTTGGCTTTAATATTTCCTTTTAACATTTCTTCGGATAAAAGGTCTTCAATATCTGTTTGTATTGTTCTTCTTAAAGGTCTTGCACCATAGGAAGAGTCAAATCCCTTTTCGCATAAATAGTCATAAACTGAATCATCAACCGTAAGTTTGATTTCTTTTTCTTCGATTCTTTTGGCAAGAGAATTTAGCATTATCTTTGCGATTTCTTTTATTTCTTCCTGTGACAGTTTGTGGAAAACAATGATTTCATCAATTCTGTTTATAAATTCAGGTCTTAAATAGGATTTAAGTTCGGAGAGAACACTGTTTTTAATAGTTTCATAAGAATTATCTTCATTTCCTTCTGAAAATCCTAATTTTGCTTTGGTTTCAACAATTTTAGAAGCACCTATGTTTGATGTCATAATAACAACAGTATTTTTGAAATCAACTTTTCTTCCTTGAGAATCAGTAAGAATACCATCTTCAAGAATTTGAAGCAGAGTGTTAAATACATCAGGGTGTGCTTTTTCAATTTCGTCAAACAGGATAACCGAATAAGGATTTTGCCTTACTTTCTTGGTAAGCTGACCGCCTTCATCATGACCTACATACCCGGGAGGAGAACCGATAAGTCGGGAAACTGAATGTTTTTCCATATATTCAGACATATCAATTCTTATCATACTATCCTGGTTGCCAAACATAACTTCGGACAAAGTTTTAGCAACTTCGGTTTTACCAACACCGGTAGGACCTAAGAATAAAAATGAACCTATAGGTCTTTGAGGGTCTTTAAGACCCGCTCTGTTTCTTCTTATTGCTTTTGCAATTTTTGATATGGCTTCTTCCTGACCGACTACTCTTTTATGCATACGTTCTTCTAACTTTAAGAGTTTTTGGCCTTCTTCTTCGGTAAGTTTTGAAACAGGAATTTTAGTCCATGCGGAAATTACCTCTGCAATATTTTCTTCCGTCACACAGTCAACTGTTTTGGAATTTTCTTCTTCTCTTTTTGTTTTCTTTTCCTCAAGTTCTTTTATAAGAGTGTTTTCTTCATCGCGAAGTTTTGCAGCATTCTCAAAATCCTGAGCAAGAATAGCTTCATTCTTTTCTGCCTTTGTTTTTTCTATTTTTTCTTCCAGTTCCTTGTAATCGGGAGGAGTTGTAAGATTTCTTATTCTTAATTTTGATGATGCCTCATCAATTAAGTCAATAGCCTTATCGGGAAGAAAACGATCAGTAATATATCGGTAGGATAATTTTGCAGCGGCAACAAGTGCCTCATCTGAAATTTCTACCTTATGGTGTGCTTCGTATTTATCTCTTAAACCTTTTAAAATTTCAATAGTTTCGGAAACTGTCGGCTCGTCAACAGTAACAGGTTGAAATCTTCTCTCAAGTGCAGAATCTTTTTCAATATATTTTCGGTATTCGTCAAGAGTTGTTGCTCCTATTAACTGAATTTCGCCTCTTGCCAAAGACGGTTTTAAAATATTTGCCGCGTCAATAGCACCTTCTGCCGCACCTGCACCGACAATGGTATGGATTTCGTCAATAAATAAAATAGTGTCTTTATTTTCTTTGACTTCGTTTAATACTTTTTTAATTCTTTCTTCAAATTCGCCTCTGTATTTTGAGCCTGCAAGCATAGAAGTTAAATCAAGTGTTACAAGTTTTTTGTTTCTTAAAGTTTCGGGAACTTTATTTTCATATATCTTTTGAGCAAGTCCTTCTATTATTGCGGTTTTACCAACACCTGGTTCTCCAATCAGGCAAGGATTGTTTTTTGTTCTTCTTGATAAAATTTCAATAACTCGGCTTATTTCTTCATCTCTTCCAATAACAGGGTCAATTTTTCCTTCTTTTGCCGCTTTGGTTAAATCAACGCCAAACTTTTCATTTTCGCTATTTTTACTTTCACCCTGAAAACTATTTTTTTCCTGAGGTGTTCCCTCGTTAAATATTCTTAAAACATCCTGAACTATTTTTCCTGGATCGCAGTTTAATTCAGTAATTATTTTATATGCAACTGAATCGTTTTCGTTAAGAAGTGCCAGTAAAAGATGCTCAGTTCCGATATATTGATGGTTTGAATTTACTGCAATTTCTAAAGATATCTCTAAAATTCTTTTACATCTTGGGGTAGGGTATTTTCTTTTATTGTCGGGAGTTCCTCTGCCTATTAGTTTTTCAATAATTAAAGTAACATTTTCTTCGGTTACGTTATTTGAGGAAAGTGCGTTATATGCAATACCCGTTCCTTCCTTTAAAAGACCGAGTAAAATATGCTCGCTCCCCACATAGTTGTGCCCAAGTTCCATTGCCGCTTTTTCAGAAAAAGAAAGTGCATTTTCTGCTTTTTTTGTAAATCTTTTATCGTACATTAAATCACATCCTTTAAAATTTTTGCTCTTAGTTTATCTCTTTTTTGCGCGTCATCTTCGCCAATGCTTCCGGGTGCAAGTGAAGAAATAAGTTTTACAAAAGAGTTTTTATCTGTATTTGTAATTATTCCCATATTTATTCCCAGATAAACCATTGACCATAATCCTGAAAATTCTTTATAGTTTATAAGATAGCAATTTTTTAAAATGCCGTAAGAACGCATGATTTTATCTTTTAAGTTGTCATTTAAAATTAGATTTCGCAAGTTTTCTTCCTGTTTTACAATTTGTGTTGTAACATTTTTAATTTTTTCTATAATTTCTTCTTCCGAAATCCCTAATGTTGTCTGATTGGAAATTTGATAAATGTTTCCGAAACTTCCTGAACCTTCTCCGTAATATCCTCTTATTGCAATTCCTAAACGATTGACGTTTTCTGTAAGTTCGTTTATTTTGCCACACATAACTATCGCAGGTATATGAATCATAACCGAAGCTCTTAAACCTGTGCCGGTGTTGGTTGGGCAACTTGTAAGATATCCGTATTTTTCAGAAAATGCATATTCTTTACTCTCTTCTATAAGATCATCACACGCATTTGCAAGAGAGAAAGCCTCATCTAAATTAAAACCTTCTTTTATTACCTGTATTCTTAAGTGGTCTTCTTCATTTATCATAATACTAATTTCTTTGTTTTTATCTAAAATAACAGAAGACGGAACTTTGGAATTAAGTATATTCGGGCTTATAAGATGGCTTTCTACAAGTTTAAGTCCTTCTTGTTTTAGTTCATTTTCTTCTATTTCGCTAAAATAGAGAGAGGAGGAGGAATTAGATGAAAGAATAATTTCTTTAACCTCGTTTGTAATCTTTAATGCATCTTCTTTTGATATTTTTGATATAAAAGGATAATCTTTAAAATTTCTTGCAAGTCTTATTCTTGTGCTTAGTACAATGTTTTCCATATTTACAATCTTTCCTTTCTGAATGTTTAGGGATAGGAAAAAATTTTCAGAATGGACAAACTTAGCCAAATCCTTTGGATTTGGGTCACCCGAAGGCGTACTAAGTACGTCGAGTGGCTAAGTTTGTTCATAGCAAAAAGTTATTTAATTTCAAAGATTTTGTAAAAATCTTTACTTTGTTGCAACATAATATTTTATATTATTCGGTTATTTTCTTTTTATCGGCATGGCATACAGGTCATTTACTGCTTTTTGCGGTCTGGGAATTTTTAACATCCCTTTATCCCTCCAGCCCTTTTATTTCGTCTCTTATTTTCGCCGCTTCTTCATAATTTTCCTCAGCAATTGCTTTTTGAAGTTTTAGTTTAAGTTCCGATTTTAATTTTTTGTTTTTTAAGTCTTCACCGCACCTTTTTGGAATTTTGCCTGTATGAGAAGATGATGCGTGTATGTTTTTAAATAAAGGGTCTAAATAAACTTCGAATTTTTCATAACAATCAGCACAACCAAATTTTCCGGTTTCTTTAAATTCTTTATATGATGTATTACATCTGTCACACACATAGTCTGATGTTGTAACAGGGGTAAACATTCCAAATAAATCATTTAAAATGCTTCCTTTGGAAAATTCACTGAAATTAAATTCATCATTTCCCGCACAGACTTGACATAAGTGTTTCTCTGTAATAATACCATTGTAATTTTTAACTATTTTAACTGTTGCATTATTTTTCTTGCATTTTTCACAAAGCATCAAAATCAACTCCTTTTAATATTTGTGAGCATATTCTTCATTATTTTTGCTCTTAAATAATCTTTGTTCTCTCCATCTATGTTTAAAGTATTGTCTGAAACTGCGGCAAACATAATATTCGCTTCTCTTTTTGTAATAATATCATATTCAAAAAGCGTTTTGATATATGAATATGCCTCGTTCTGCTTTAAATAATTTCCTATTGAACTTATAAGAGTGGAAATATAATCATTTTTGGTAAGAAGAACTTTTCTTATAGTAATTCCTCCGCCACCGCCTCTTCTTGATTCAACTATAAACCCATGCTCGTTTGTAAACCTTGTGGCTATAACGTAATTTATCTGTGACGGAACACAATTAAAATAATTTGCAAGATCGTTTCTTTTTATTATTACTTCATTATCATCTGTAAGAAGTTCCTTTATATAATTTTCTATAATATCCGATATTGCCATATTATCTCTCCTTTTGACTTTGACTATCTTTGACCTTTACTATATGATAAATTAAATTTCCCAAAAAGTAAAGAGGTATTTTTAGTATTTTTTTGTCTTATTTTGAAGAAATACTTTTTTTGTACGATAAAAAGACAAATATACTTAAATTTTCTTAAGATTTCTTAATTTTTCTTTTAAAATTACATTTTTATATGTTTTATGTTAAATTTTAACAAAATGTTAAAAAAAACTTGAAAATAAATTAGCAAAGTTGTATAATTAAAATGTGCTAATTATTAAATTATAGTGTGAAAGCACTAAAAGAAGGAGAGGAAATTATGGAAAAACTTTTCAAATTAAAAGAACATGGCACAAATGTTAAAACTGAAATTATTGCAGGTATTACAACCTTCCTTGCAATGGCGTACATTCTTGCGGTTAACCCTGGAATGCTTGGTATTATTCCTGATGGTCCCGGTGCTGCAGCTATATTTATGGCTACTGCTCTTTCAGCTGCTATCGGTACAATATGTATGGCATTTTTTGCAAACTATCCTGTAGCACTTGCTTCCGGTATGGGGCTTAACGCATTCTTTACTTATACCGTATGTTTAGGAATGGGCTATTCATACAAAGTTGCTCTTACTGCTATATTACTTGAAGGTATTATCTTTATGATTCTTTCAATCTTCAAGTTCAGAGAAGCACTTGTTAACAAAATTCCTGCAAACCTTAAACTTGGTATAACAGCAGGTATTGGTTTATTTATTACAATTATTGCACTAATTAATGCCGGTGTTGTTGTAAACAACGATTCTACATTAGTTGGTCTTGGAAATCTTGCATCTCCGCAGGTTGTTCTTGCAATTGTTGGTTTACTTATTATCGGTGTGCTTCATCACTATAAAGTTACAGGCGATATCTTAATCGGTATTTTAGCAACATGGGTTCTTGGTATTTTAGCAGAGTTAATCGGCTGGTATCAGGTTGATATAGAAGCAGGCGTATATTCACTAATTCCAAATCTTTCATGGGAAGCAATCAAAGCAAACTTTGCTGCTCCTGCATTATTCCAGTTTGATTTCGGATTTATCGCTAAAAACTTCGGTGCTTTTGCTGTAGTTTTATTCACATTCCTATATACTGATATATTTGATACAGTTGGTACTCTTATCGGTGTTGCTCAGAAGGGTAATCTTCTTGCAGAAGATGGTTCTCTTCCAAGAGCAGGCGGTGCATTAATGGCTGACGCTGTTGGTACAGTTGCAGGTGCATGTCTTGGTACATCAACTGTTACGAGTTATGTTGAATCTTCAGCAGGTGTTGCTGCAGGTGGTAGAACAGGTTTAACTGCTCTTACAACAGGTATTTTATTCCTTCTTGCAATTCCTCTTGCACCAATATTCCTTGCAATTCCTGGATTTGCTACTGCTCCTGCTATGATCTTTGTTGGTCTTCTTATGTTATCAGCAGTTACAAAGATGGATTTTGATGGCGACGTTGCAGACTCAATCGGCGGTTTCTTAGCGATTGCTATGATGCCATTTGCTTATTCAATAGCAACCGGTATTATGTTTGCTATGATTTCATGGGTTGTTCTTAAAATTTGCTGTGGTAAAATTAAGGATATCAGCCCTATTATGTGGATTTCAGTTGCATTATTTGCACTATATATCGGCACACAGGTTATGTAATTTTAATGTGGGAATGTTAAAACCTTAAGACTGCAAAAAGTAGGGAACGACCTGTGTGTCGTTCCGATAAAATAATACCAGATTTATAATATAAAATATTATGTTATAAAAATCATTGGAATTTATACTTTTTGTTATGAATAATTTATTCTATCCCATAAAGAGAGGGTGTTTAAAAATTTACTTTTTAAACACCCTTGTTAATGAAAGGTACTTAGTTATGAAAAATTCTTATACACTAAACGTTGCAGGGCTTAAAAGGGAACTACCTTTTTTTAAGGTTAGTGATGACCTTACAATTGCTGCTTTTATTATGTTCGGTGATGTTGAACTTACCGAACATTGCGCAAAAGCGCTTTTAGAAAAAGCCCCTTTGTATGATATAATGATTACTGCCGAAGCGAAAAGTATTCCTCTTATATACGAAATGGCAAAACAGGCAGGCAGAAACAATTATGTTATAGCAAGAAAAAAACCAAAGGTTTATATGAAAAATCTTATAAGTGTTTCGGTTAATTCTATTACAACTCACGGAGAACAAAATTTATATCTCGGAGAAGATGATATAAATCTTTTGAAAGATAAAAAAGTGCTTATAGTTGATGATGTTATAAGTACAGGCGAATCTTTACAGGCACTTGAAACTCTTGTTAAAAAAGCAGGAGGAAACATTGTCGGCAAAATGGCAGTTCTTGCCGAAGGAGATGCAATAGAAAGAAATGATATTATTGCTCTTGAAAAATTACCACTGTTTGATGGTAACGGAAATATAATAGAATAATACTTAAAAAGCAGATTTTCAAAACCGAAAGTCTGCTTTTTTGATATATTTGACATAAATCAAATTTGATATGTTATCTGTGATAACTCGATATGTTCTTTCCGAAACTCGATATATTGCCTTTGGCAACGAAAATGAGGTAAAAAACGTGTTTTACAAATTGTTGAAAAACGACAAAATACTTGTTTTTACGATTATAATATGCTACAATATTATTGCTACACAATCAAAATATTTAATGACCGTTAAGGAAATAATACATTGGTAAAATGTGTTTTTTCCTTTATACTCATACCTTGACGGGAGAGATTGTGTAGCAACAATAAGGGGAAACACTTTTCGTGCGTTCTCTTATTGGGAACGCATTTTTTATGTTTTCTTAATATGAAATGTAAATTTCGCGAAATTTACAAAGGCTATTTTGAAAAAGTGAAAGGGGAAAGATTATGGAACAGAAAACAAAAGAAATTACTCAAGAAAAAAAGGAAAACAATGTTATTAATTTTAAAGAAAGCGTTGTTACCATGTGGAAGAATATAATTTCATTTCTTATGAAAAATAAAAAATATTCTTTAATTTGTATAGTGGGTATATTGTTACTTGGCATTGTTTTAGGATTTGTGTTTAGTAGAGAATCTGAGGTTATAACTATTTCTGAGGCTTCACTTAAAGAAATAATTTCTGCTAGTGATTTGTCCACTGTAGAGTATACTTATAATTCAATCGTCACAATTTCCAATGAAAAAGAAGAAAAGTATCATGTTGCATATGATGGAATTGTTAAAGCAGGATTTGACTTTAATCAAATAACTGTTACGGATAATCAGAAAGAAAAAAAGATTATAATTACAATTCCAGAAATTAAAATTATATCAGCAGTAGTTAATGATCAAAGTTTGGAATTTATATTTTTAAAGGATAAATATGATACTGAAACTACATATCAAGAAGCATATAGAGAAAGTATAAATGATCTTAAGATTAAAGCAGAGCAAAATAATGACATCAAAATAATAGCAAGGGAAAATGCTATTATGACTATGAAGGCATTTATTAAACCATGGGAAGAACAACTGCCTGAAGGGTATACGGTTGAATGTATATAGGGAGGTATAAAGATGAAGTATATTAAATATATTACAGCAATAATTTTGGTGATTTGTACTTTGTGTCTATGTTCGTGTTCTAATCAGATAAAAGAACCAGATGAAGAACAAATTAAGGCTATATGCGAATTGACAACTTTGAAATGTTATTATAACAATGTTGCTAAGTCCACTAAAGAAAAAGGAACAGGTTGGACACATATGCTAGAAAAGGATAGAAAATTTTGGATTGAGTATGAAGGATTTGCAGAAATAGGTATTGATATGAATGATGTTTCTATGAGTATAAACGAAAACAATGTCATAATTTCAATGCCTTCTGCAAAACTTCTCAATCTTGGAATTGTGACAGAAACCTTGAATGAAAATTCTTATATAACCTCTAAGGATAATTGGTGGAATAAAAACAAAGTAACATCGGAAGAACAACAAGCGGCGATTGGTAATGCTCAGGAAAAAATGAGGCAAACAGTGTTAGATAATAAGTCATTATTTAATCGTGCTGAAAACGAGGCGAAAATCCTGATAGAAAACTATATTAATAATTTGGGTAAAATGTCAGGAATAGAGTATAATATCACTTGGGAAAAAATGTGACTGCAAATGGCTCATCTTGAATAGGAGTGGAATGAATGGAAAAGTTAAAAAAGGAATTGTTATCCCAAGAGGATATCATGAAGATACTTGATACATGCTATGAAAAAACAATGAACGGAATTCCTAAATTGAGTTCTGCGGTCGAAGAGGTAGCAATTGAATATATGGACAAGTATTCAACAAAAGAAGAAGCGTGTAAAGCAATGATAAAAAATCAAATTATCAAATGCACAACATCAGGTTTTCTT from Oscillospiraceae bacterium carries:
- a CDS encoding adenine phosphoribosyltransferase (Catalyzes a salvage reaction resulting in the formation of AMP, that is energically less costly than de novo synthesis), which translates into the protein MKNSYTLNVAGLKRELPFFKVSDDLTIAAFIMFGDVELTEHCAKALLEKAPLYDIMITAEAKSIPLIYEMAKQAGRNNYVIARKKPKVYMKNLISVSVNSITTHGEQNLYLGEDDINLLKDKKVLIVDDVISTGESLQALETLVKKAGGNIVGKMAVLAEGDAIERNDIIALEKLPLFDGNGNIIE
- a CDS encoding ATP--guanido phosphotransferase, yielding MENIVLSTRIRLARNFKDYPFISKISKEDALKITNEVKEIILSSNSSSSLYFSEIEENELKQEGLKLVESHLISPNILNSKVPSSVILDKNKEISIMINEEDHLRIQVIKEGFNLDEAFSLANACDDLIEESKEYAFSEKYGYLTSCPTNTGTGLRASVMIHIPAIVMCGKINELTENVNRLGIAIRGYYGEGSGSFGNIYQISNQTTLGISEEEIIEKIKNVTTQIVKQEENLRNLILNDNLKDKIMRSYGILKNCYLINYKEFSGLWSMVYLGINMGIITNTDKNSFVKLISSLAPGSIGEDDAQKRDKLRAKILKDVI
- a CDS encoding excinuclease yields the protein MLCEKCKKNNATVKIVKNYNGIITEKHLCQVCAGNDEFNFSEFSKGSILNDLFGMFTPVTTSDYVCDRCNTSYKEFKETGKFGCADCYEKFEVYLDPLFKNIHASSSHTGKIPKRCGEDLKNKKLKSELKLKLQKAIAEENYEEAAKIRDEIKGLEG
- a CDS encoding CtsR family transcriptional regulator, which translates into the protein MAISDIIENYIKELLTDDNEVIIKRNDLANYFNCVPSQINYVIATRFTNEHGFIVESRRGGGGGITIRKVLLTKNDYISTLISSIGNYLKQNEAYSYIKTLFEYDIITKREANIMFAAVSDNTLNIDGENKDYLRAKIMKNMLTNIKRS
- a CDS encoding glycoside hydrolase, with the translated sequence KTGEPILRNLEYNYPHLGYEKINDQFMLGENILVAPVIKKGQKIRTVILPSGEWESYKGEIFEGGKTVEIPVTLKDIPYFIKKQ
- a CDS encoding ATP-dependent Clp protease ATP-binding subunit is translated as MYDKRFTKKAENALSFSEKAAMELGHNYVGSEHILLGLLKEGTGIAYNALSSNNVTEENVTLIIEKLIGRGTPDNKRKYPTPRCKRILEISLEIAVNSNHQYIGTEHLLLALLNENDSVAYKIITELNCDPGKIVQDVLRIFNEGTPQEKNSFQGESKNSENEKFGVDLTKAAKEGKIDPVIGRDEEISRVIEILSRRTKNNPCLIGEPGVGKTAIIEGLAQKIYENKVPETLRNKKLVTLDLTSMLAGSKYRGEFEERIKKVLNEVKENKDTILFIDEIHTIVGAGAAEGAIDAANILKPSLARGEIQLIGATTLDEYRKYIEKDSALERRFQPVTVDEPTVSETIEILKGLRDKYEAHHKVEISDEALVAAAKLSYRYITDRFLPDKAIDLIDEASSKLRIRNLTTPPDYKELEEKIEKTKAEKNEAILAQDFENAAKLRDEENTLIKELEEKKTKREEENSKTVDCVTEENIAEVISAWTKIPVSKLTEEEGQKLLKLEERMHKRVVGQEEAISKIAKAIRRNRAGLKDPQRPIGSFLFLGPTGVGKTEVAKTLSEVMFGNQDSMIRIDMSEYMEKHSVSRLIGSPPGYVGHDEGGQLTKKVRQNPYSVILFDEIEKAHPDVFNTLLQILEDGILTDSQGRKVDFKNTVVIMTSNIGASKIVETKAKLGFSEGNEDNSYETIKNSVLSELKSYLRPEFINRIDEIIVFHKLSQEEIKEIAKIMLNSLAKRIEEKEIKLTVDDSVYDYLCEKGFDSSYGARPLRRTIQTDIEDLLSEEMLKGNIKANSIVTLKAEDGKIICQNDETI
- a CDS encoding DUF4230 domain-containing protein; this encodes MKYIKYITAIILVICTLCLCSCSNQIKEPDEEQIKAICELTTLKCYYNNVAKSTKEKGTGWTHMLEKDRKFWIEYEGFAEIGIDMNDVSMSINENNVIISMPSAKLLNLGIVTETLNENSYITSKDNWWNKNKVTSEEQQAAIGNAQEKMRQTVLDNKSLFNRAENEAKILIENYINNLGKMSGIEYNITWEKM
- a CDS encoding NCS2 family permease — encoded protein: MEKLFKLKEHGTNVKTEIIAGITTFLAMAYILAVNPGMLGIIPDGPGAAAIFMATALSAAIGTICMAFFANYPVALASGMGLNAFFTYTVCLGMGYSYKVALTAILLEGIIFMILSIFKFREALVNKIPANLKLGITAGIGLFITIIALINAGVVVNNDSTLVGLGNLASPQVVLAIVGLLIIGVLHHYKVTGDILIGILATWVLGILAELIGWYQVDIEAGVYSLIPNLSWEAIKANFAAPALFQFDFGFIAKNFGAFAVVLFTFLYTDIFDTVGTLIGVAQKGNLLAEDGSLPRAGGALMADAVGTVAGACLGTSTVTSYVESSAGVAAGGRTGLTALTTGILFLLAIPLAPIFLAIPGFATAPAMIFVGLLMLSAVTKMDFDGDVADSIGGFLAIAMMPFAYSIATGIMFAMISWVVLKICCGKIKDISPIMWISVALFALYIGTQVM
- a CDS encoding DUF4230 domain-containing protein: MEQKTKEITQEKKENNVINFKESVVTMWKNIISFLMKNKKYSLICIVGILLLGIVLGFVFSRESEVITISEASLKEIISASDLSTVEYTYNSIVTISNEKEEKYHVAYDGIVKAGFDFNQITVTDNQKEKKIIITIPEIKIISAVVNDQSLEFIFLKDKYDTETTYQEAYRESINDLKIKAEQNNDIKIIARENAIMTMKAFIKPWEEQLPEGYTVECI